One genomic region from Streptomyces sp. NBC_01304 encodes:
- a CDS encoding sensor histidine kinase — translation MRRLRRAAPASPAVARLRRTRRLMTLLFAATTAACLLVLATIAVRIDAGSRSSGLDHEVSSRAAGLARSVWFDAGVLHLEPLEEDELAQGAQVLAVLQVGPGKAPLVRTAVPARSALPDGGELGRVWADVLAEQETVVFSADSRSGRQLRWAAAPVWDDDRIGAAVLVGTGLARSERDHALLVRWLALGCAALVCCAAAVGHLLSGRAMRPAVVALAQQEQFLAEAAHELRTPLTTLRLAVEAGSSPGEAVRLVDRLSRLVTGLLARARMEAGGQRPELLALRLDQLVETTVAELPDHDRVRVRTEPVVVLGDPDLLAQAVLNLVENAQRYGGPADSPVEVTVAPGLVTVRDHGPGVPVADRERVFSRGVTEGSLGTGTGLAIVRWVAELHGGSARLTDAPGGGLLAELRLPVRPGSPSSSSSHEGSGTVGA, via the coding sequence GTGAGACGCCTTCGTCGTGCTGCGCCCGCGTCCCCCGCCGTGGCCCGCCTGCGGCGCACCCGTCGGCTGATGACGCTGCTGTTCGCCGCGACGACCGCGGCCTGTCTGCTCGTGCTGGCCACGATCGCGGTACGCATCGACGCGGGCTCCCGTAGCTCCGGTCTCGACCACGAGGTCAGCAGCCGGGCCGCCGGTCTTGCCCGGTCCGTCTGGTTCGATGCCGGGGTGCTGCACCTGGAGCCGCTTGAGGAGGATGAACTCGCCCAGGGTGCGCAGGTGTTGGCCGTCCTGCAGGTCGGTCCGGGGAAGGCGCCGCTGGTACGGACCGCTGTTCCAGCCCGTTCCGCGCTGCCCGACGGCGGCGAGCTCGGCCGGGTGTGGGCCGACGTGCTGGCCGAGCAGGAGACCGTCGTGTTCAGCGCTGACTCGCGGAGCGGCCGGCAATTGCGCTGGGCAGCGGCACCGGTCTGGGACGACGACCGGATCGGGGCCGCCGTGCTGGTCGGCACGGGGCTGGCCCGCAGTGAGCGCGATCATGCGCTCCTTGTCCGCTGGCTGGCGCTCGGCTGCGCGGCCCTGGTGTGCTGTGCGGCGGCCGTCGGCCATCTGCTCTCCGGGCGGGCCATGCGGCCGGCCGTCGTCGCGCTGGCCCAGCAGGAACAGTTCCTGGCCGAGGCGGCGCACGAGCTGCGCACCCCGCTGACCACGTTGCGGCTGGCGGTGGAAGCGGGGAGCTCACCCGGCGAGGCCGTACGGCTGGTGGACCGGCTGAGCAGACTGGTCACCGGGCTGCTCGCCAGGGCCCGGATGGAAGCGGGCGGGCAGCGGCCCGAGCTGCTCGCGCTGCGCCTCGATCAGCTGGTGGAGACGACCGTGGCCGAGCTGCCGGACCACGATCGCGTGCGGGTACGCACCGAGCCCGTGGTGGTCCTGGGCGATCCCGATCTGCTGGCGCAGGCCGTGCTGAACCTGGTGGAGAACGCCCAACGGTACGGCGGCCCTGCCGACTCGCCGGTGGAAGTCACCGTCGCACCGGGCCTCGTCACCGTTCGCGATCACGGGCCGGGCGTGCCGGTCGCAGACCGGGAGCGGGTCTTCTCCCGTGGCGTCACCGAAGGCTCTTTGGGTACGGGAACGGGGCTCGCCATCGTCCGCTGGGTTGCCGAGCTGCACGGCGGCTCGGCCCGCCTCACGGACGCACCCGGCGGCGGACTGCTCGCCGAACTGCGGCTGCCGGTCCGTCCCGGCTCACCGTCCTCATCGTCATCTCATGAAGGCTCCGGCACCGTAGGGGCATGA
- a CDS encoding glycoside hydrolase family 9 protein, with protein MKRLHTSGLLVTAAAGLGALLIVVPLLGREPEPGASDRAVVRVDQVGYVRGETKKAFVMGSEAALTGARFKVVDTKGKTVATGKLGASTGKWNGKYQSVRTADLSKVNTPGTYRVEVTGTATGHSPAFKVAGARDLMTPLVRDNVRFLQAQRDGADVLPDVLGRKPSHLADREATVYAQPRYNKDGTELLDEQLAETGDQVDVSGGWFDAGDFLKFTHTTSYSVAELLLAQRELPDVEELSAEADHGLDWLDKMWDQDNRTLYAQVGIGAGNEGVRTDHDVWRLPEADDKLDVSPGDPDYTIKHRPVFRAAAPGEAISPNLAGRTAAVFALAAQRAAEEDPEAARAWLGKAAAVYAQADTEPGKLVTAFPGAFYPEDSWQDDMEFGATELALAAQLLEDDREGDWTEEAAGWAKAYLDSDVQGTLGVADVSALAHADLAEILGESDAQEVGAEDLHADLRRQLEDGVSRASDDPFRAGAVYDDFDAVPHTFGLVATARLYGEATGDTRYAAFAAQQRGWALGANAWGTSFMIGAGEVYPHCPEHQVANLKGSLDGKGSILRGAVVNGPNEASKLEELNGFSDMKKCSAAPPSGAWSEFDGQGARYVDHVGAWQTVEPALDFTTTALLAFALTSR; from the coding sequence ATGAAACGCCTCCACACCTCCGGTCTGCTCGTCACCGCCGCTGCGGGACTGGGCGCGCTGTTGATCGTCGTGCCACTGCTCGGCCGGGAACCCGAACCCGGAGCTTCGGACCGGGCAGTGGTCCGTGTCGATCAGGTCGGCTATGTGCGCGGTGAGACCAAGAAGGCCTTCGTCATGGGGTCCGAGGCAGCCCTCACCGGAGCCCGCTTCAAGGTCGTCGACACCAAGGGCAAGACGGTGGCGACCGGGAAGCTCGGCGCCTCCACCGGGAAGTGGAACGGCAAGTACCAGTCGGTGCGTACCGCGGACCTGTCCAAGGTGAACACTCCCGGTACGTACCGCGTCGAGGTGACCGGTACCGCCACCGGGCACTCCCCCGCCTTCAAGGTCGCCGGCGCCCGGGACCTGATGACCCCGCTCGTCCGGGACAACGTCCGCTTCCTGCAGGCCCAGCGCGACGGAGCCGACGTACTGCCCGACGTCCTGGGGCGCAAACCGTCCCACCTGGCCGACCGGGAGGCCACCGTCTACGCGCAACCCCGGTACAACAAGGACGGAACGGAGCTGCTCGACGAGCAACTGGCAGAAACCGGTGACCAGGTGGATGTATCCGGCGGCTGGTTCGACGCCGGGGACTTCCTCAAGTTCACCCACACCACGTCCTACTCGGTGGCCGAACTGCTTCTGGCCCAGCGGGAGTTGCCCGACGTGGAGGAGCTGTCCGCCGAGGCCGACCACGGCCTGGACTGGCTGGACAAGATGTGGGACCAGGACAACAGGACCCTTTACGCGCAGGTCGGCATCGGCGCGGGCAACGAAGGGGTGCGCACGGATCACGACGTGTGGCGGCTGCCGGAGGCCGACGACAAGCTCGACGTCTCACCCGGCGACCCCGACTACACGATCAAGCACCGGCCGGTCTTCCGGGCGGCCGCACCGGGCGAGGCGATCAGCCCCAACCTGGCGGGCCGTACGGCCGCGGTCTTCGCCCTCGCCGCGCAGCGGGCCGCCGAGGAGGATCCCGAGGCGGCCCGGGCCTGGCTGGGCAAGGCCGCGGCTGTCTACGCACAGGCCGACACCGAACCCGGCAAGCTGGTCACCGCCTTCCCGGGCGCCTTCTATCCCGAGGACTCCTGGCAGGACGACATGGAGTTCGGCGCCACCGAACTGGCCCTGGCAGCGCAGCTGTTGGAAGACGACCGGGAGGGCGACTGGACCGAGGAGGCGGCCGGCTGGGCAAAGGCCTATCTGGACTCCGACGTCCAGGGAACCCTGGGTGTGGCCGATGTGAGCGCGCTGGCCCACGCCGACCTCGCCGAAATCCTGGGCGAGAGCGATGCACAGGAGGTCGGGGCCGAAGACCTGCACGCGGACCTGCGGCGCCAGCTGGAAGACGGCGTCAGTCGCGCCTCCGACGATCCCTTCCGTGCCGGCGCGGTCTACGACGACTTCGACGCCGTCCCGCACACCTTCGGCCTGGTGGCGACCGCGCGGCTCTACGGCGAGGCCACCGGGGACACCCGCTACGCGGCGTTCGCGGCGCAGCAGCGGGGCTGGGCGCTGGGCGCCAATGCCTGGGGCACCAGCTTCATGATCGGCGCGGGAGAGGTCTACCCGCACTGCCCGGAGCACCAGGTGGCCAACCTCAAGGGCAGCCTCGACGGCAAGGGCTCCATCCTGCGCGGCGCCGTGGTCAACGGCCCCAACGAGGCTTCCAAGCTGGAGGAGTTGAACGGCTTCTCGGACATGAAGAAGTGCTCGGCCGCCCCGCCGTCCGGCGCCTGGAGCGAGTTCGACGGACAGGGAGCCCGCTACGTGGACCATGTGGGCGCCTGGCAGACCGTGGAGCCGGCCCTGGACTTCACCACGACGGCGCTGCTCGCCTTCGCGCTGACCTCGCGCTGA
- a CDS encoding flavodoxin family protein, with protein MTVNDVAREQNAPTATVTVVYHSVHGHTRALAEHLADGARLVPGARVHLVEIRPEDVVAGRWHDAEVLALLERSDAIVFGSPTLMGSVSAVFKAFMEAAFTPFVTQAWKDKLAGAFTMSASQSGDKLAVLEQLAVFGAQMGMQWIGVGDMPGNNWSGGTRDDVNRLGSWLGLMSQSHADLGSEQAGSRGDMITAERYGERIARLTQRWVNAVPYETSRMTEHEARALSASLREPDGAPAALTGA; from the coding sequence ATGACAGTCAATGACGTTGCCCGTGAGCAGAATGCGCCGACGGCCACGGTGACGGTGGTCTACCACTCGGTGCACGGGCACACCCGGGCCCTGGCCGAGCATCTCGCCGACGGGGCGCGGCTGGTGCCGGGCGCCCGGGTGCATCTCGTCGAGATCCGGCCCGAGGACGTCGTCGCGGGCCGTTGGCACGACGCGGAAGTGCTGGCGCTGCTCGAGCGCTCCGATGCGATCGTCTTCGGCTCCCCGACGCTGATGGGCAGCGTGTCGGCAGTCTTCAAGGCGTTCATGGAGGCGGCGTTCACGCCGTTCGTCACGCAGGCGTGGAAGGACAAGCTGGCCGGCGCGTTCACCATGTCCGCCTCGCAGAGCGGCGACAAGCTGGCGGTCCTGGAGCAACTGGCGGTCTTCGGCGCGCAGATGGGCATGCAGTGGATCGGCGTGGGCGACATGCCGGGCAACAACTGGAGCGGTGGCACCCGCGACGACGTGAACCGGCTGGGCTCGTGGCTGGGGCTGATGAGCCAGAGCCACGCCGACCTGGGGTCGGAGCAGGCCGGATCGCGCGGCGACATGATCACCGCGGAGCGGTACGGCGAGCGGATCGCCCGGCTGACGCAGCGGTGGGTCAACGCAGTGCCGTACGAGACCTCTCGGATGACCGAGCACGAGGCCCGGGCCCTGTCGGCCTCCCTCAGGGAGCCGGACGGCGCACCGGCAGCGCTGACCGGCGCCTGA
- a CDS encoding LysR family transcriptional regulator → MELEAFVAVAEELHFGRAAARLHRGQPTVSDAVRRLESTLGGRLFHRTSRRVSLTDLGEALLPDAHATLTQLRHFQQRGRALAAGDRADTTLVVAHAEYTALPLLLRCLPQLRERFPSVTIVPEAMPTTAQVTALRAQTIGLGIGWATGGVTGVRARVLSSERFMALVPEAHPLADHSELSASELSTTGLLTWPHQINSGLCDRLLSAFHIGGADLRIIRTADSVHAIAAHVAAGTGIGITVESALDQPPPGLRVIPLTGPSTTADQVALTSTEPSDTATALRDLLLHASAQAASTRH, encoded by the coding sequence ATGGAATTGGAAGCATTCGTCGCGGTCGCCGAGGAGCTGCACTTCGGTCGCGCCGCCGCGCGCCTGCATCGGGGGCAGCCCACCGTCAGCGATGCCGTCAGGCGGCTGGAGAGCACCCTGGGCGGACGGCTGTTCCACCGCACCAGCCGCCGGGTGTCACTGACCGATCTCGGCGAAGCGCTGCTGCCCGACGCCCACGCCACCCTGACCCAGTTGCGCCACTTCCAGCAGCGCGGACGCGCCCTCGCCGCCGGCGACAGGGCCGACACCACCCTCGTCGTCGCCCACGCCGAATACACCGCGCTCCCGCTGCTGTTGCGCTGCCTGCCGCAGCTGCGCGAGCGTTTTCCCAGCGTGACGATCGTGCCGGAGGCCATGCCGACCACGGCCCAGGTGACCGCCCTGCGGGCACAGACGATCGGCCTCGGCATCGGCTGGGCGACCGGCGGCGTCACCGGCGTACGCGCTCGGGTGCTGTCCTCCGAGAGGTTCATGGCGCTCGTGCCCGAGGCCCATCCGCTCGCCGATCACAGCGAGTTGAGCGCCTCCGAGCTGTCCACCACCGGCCTGCTCACGTGGCCCCATCAGATCAACAGTGGCCTCTGCGACCGTCTCCTGTCCGCCTTCCACATCGGCGGAGCCGACCTGCGCATCATCCGAACCGCCGACAGCGTGCACGCCATCGCCGCCCATGTGGCCGCGGGAACGGGTATCGGCATCACCGTCGAATCCGCCCTCGACCAACCGCCACCCGGCCTGCGCGTCATCCCGCTCACCGGCCCTTCGACCACCGCCGACCAGGTCGCCCTCACCTCCACCGAGCCGTCGGACACGGCCACGGCACTGCGCGACTTGCTGCTGCACGCGTCGGCACAGGCGGCCTCCACCCGTCACTGA
- a CDS encoding C40 family peptidase yields the protein MPRIAQEQYRAGPRVPWGQQLRPGDLMFYGSPGNIHHVGLYIGNGKMIHAPRRGALLQISPCHYHGGD from the coding sequence CTGCCCCGCATCGCACAGGAGCAGTACCGCGCTGGGCCGCGCGTGCCGTGGGGACAGCAACTCCGGCCTGGCGACCTGATGTTCTACGGCTCCCCCGGCAACATCCACCATGTCGGCCTGTACATCGGTAACGGCAAAATGATCCACGCCCCGCGCCGCGGTGCCCTGCTCCAGATCTCGCCCTGCCACTATCACGGGGGCGACTAG
- a CDS encoding Imm50 family immunity protein has product MAESNWVDLLDSPGDLANLYGLPPSLDSADLFYVHIDERGRSVTLGFDTRELPSPLPPDWASKGLNSIEFYLTFNDVAGLLVRGWEAPGVKMVSLMPSGGWGIVVSATSEGSRMEFSASSATVSGLRAYLC; this is encoded by the coding sequence ATGGCAGAGTCTAATTGGGTCGACCTACTCGATTCGCCCGGAGATCTGGCGAACTTGTATGGCCTCCCGCCCTCACTCGACTCGGCTGACCTGTTCTACGTGCACATTGATGAACGGGGCAGGTCTGTCACTCTGGGGTTCGATACGCGAGAGCTGCCTTCGCCCCTACCGCCGGACTGGGCGTCGAAGGGGCTCAACTCGATCGAGTTCTACCTCACCTTCAATGACGTTGCAGGATTGCTGGTTAGAGGGTGGGAGGCTCCGGGAGTGAAGATGGTCAGTCTGATGCCATCGGGCGGCTGGGGAATCGTCGTAAGCGCAACAAGCGAAGGGTCTCGCATGGAGTTTTCGGCGTCATCGGCGACGGTATCCGGACTGCGGGCCTACCTCTGCTAG
- a CDS encoding Imm50 family immunity protein: MCDRTTTHATARSRDVSHITITTLNKYLRNPEILEAFRTPIPPIDTVRLRSVNLNWRGPSLILRIDLPLDVEGASTPERPGSDVIQCQLQFLAVADLSLTDWKPPVFSAFTVNPEPDQRIHVVASGSEVHLEFSASNSVLVGHESSFQPGADGSDEGPHSFLRRLDAKLRDSIPNVSEKNFYGRV; encoded by the coding sequence ATGTGCGACCGTACGACAACACACGCAACGGCCAGATCCCGGGATGTGAGCCACATTACTATTACGACCCTGAATAAGTACCTCAGGAACCCTGAGATCCTTGAGGCTTTCCGCACCCCCATCCCGCCGATTGACACAGTGAGGCTGCGTTCGGTCAACCTGAACTGGCGGGGGCCGAGCCTTATTTTGCGCATCGACCTCCCGCTGGATGTCGAGGGTGCCTCGACTCCAGAGCGGCCAGGATCCGATGTTATCCAGTGCCAATTGCAATTCTTGGCCGTGGCAGACCTCTCCCTGACGGATTGGAAGCCTCCCGTGTTTTCCGCGTTCACGGTTAACCCCGAGCCTGACCAGAGGATCCATGTCGTAGCGTCGGGCAGCGAGGTGCATCTCGAATTCTCCGCCAGTAACTCGGTCTTGGTGGGGCATGAAAGCAGTTTTCAGCCCGGAGCTGACGGGTCCGACGAAGGGCCACATTCGTTCCTGCGCAGGCTCGACGCAAAGCTGCGCGATTCCATCCCTAACGTCAGTGAGAAGAACTTCTATGGCAGAGTCTAA
- a CDS encoding DUF6531 domain-containing protein codes for MGYVLPGWLDEILDFIGINFPNVDEDDYREMADAMRELADAFDGHSAEAQAAVSRLLSSSEGWAVDALQDHWGKVKASHLDQLPDVARQFANAMDVVADIIYGMKIKAEVELGVLAASVGVSMGLAFVTGGLSALIGAAEIAAMREVVRRLVKEAAEQIVDQVISMVTEPVAAKLEEMVSDAVLDLANDAIQPATGGAAAMQLNSASGSSGGGPGGGTGTMRIDHAEYEKGAGDMGRLSERSLKNLTGPLDRAHNAHGRARGKDALTAPIDGIVDGAAKAFKKTVTAVIKHNGETVPKNMRDTSENHKRNERGVADDLDKIMKGRDGTAPGGPNQGGPNSPGGRGGTGGAAGSKPDLLNKALNDPRRHGVDLNKRRCETDPVDVATGQMVLPQTDIRLPGVLPLVLKRTHLSDYTFGTWFGRSWASTLDERIEVDVRNRAVWAREDGTLLVYDRLPTPQQPVVLPLEGPGIPLRRTSEFGAQEMEFATTDPHTGVTRYFARPHGTGWQLWLIAIEDRNGNQIDIHRDGNGMPMTVTHSGGYELRLTSDRELMRVTELALRTQDGPDEAVTVMTYAHDVGTGDLTEVTNSSGLPLRFTYDTEGRISSWSDRNGSAFHYTYDAAGRVIATVGPDGYLSSTFDYDAERHITRFTNSLGATTTYQFNSRLQVIAESDPLGRTTQQSHDARDRLLSRTDALGRTTTWTRDEHGNLLSVHRPDDSITTAAYNELNRRVEVVEADGSTWRYSYDHRGNRSASVDPAQAVTQFTHDEAGRLTAVTDPLGHTDVITCDAAGLPVATTNRLGAVTHYARDAFGRPVSITDPLGATTYLEWTVEGLPARRIEPDGSTESWTYDGEGNCTSHTDATGSVSQFEYTHFDLMSSRTGPDGARLEFEHDTELRLCKVVNPLGMTWNYEYDAAGNIVGETDFDDRTRTYAYDAANQLTGRTMPSGDTIRLERDLLGRIATKDAAGALTTYTYDRKGALVRAAGPNSVLAMERDSVGRILSESVNGRVLTRTYDALGQRTGRTTPTGVSSTWTLDAAGRRTQLTTSGHTVSFAHDDAGRELSRHIGEHLNLAYSYDELGRTTSQHVAGQDGQALQHRTYGYRADGLLSSVDDHLNGSQQFDLDAAGRVTAVHARGWTESYAYDDAGNQIQATWPSKLPGLEAHGARVYTGTRIQSAGNMRYEHDAAGRVTLRQKSRLSRKPDTWRYTWDPEDRLTSVITPDGTVWRYHYDPMGRRTAKQRLAADGESVVEQVDFTWDGNTLCEQTTRALDNPQAVTLTWDHRGLHPLAQTERKTANDLSQEVVDERFYAIVTDLIGTPTELVDTNGRIAWRSRNALWGATAWNRGATAYTPLRFPGQYFDPETGLNYNYFRHYDPETARYLSQDPLGLRPAPNPAAYVPNPHTWADPLGLAPTDDCPPEGQRGSLEEKKAQALRDAGVEGVEPFDMNDQVPATGPEYAGSKQLMRNHEPVVYREEWYENPETGDIVVFQDHWFGHREPGTPGHQPAHIHVRPYDNTRNGQIPGCEPHYYYDPE; via the coding sequence ATGGGCTATGTGCTGCCTGGTTGGCTGGACGAGATACTCGACTTCATCGGGATCAACTTCCCGAATGTAGACGAGGACGACTACCGCGAGATGGCAGACGCGATGCGTGAGCTCGCGGACGCCTTCGACGGCCACTCGGCCGAGGCGCAGGCCGCGGTGAGCCGGCTGTTGTCCTCCAGTGAGGGCTGGGCCGTCGACGCCCTGCAGGACCACTGGGGCAAGGTCAAAGCCTCCCATCTGGACCAACTCCCCGACGTCGCGCGGCAGTTCGCGAACGCCATGGACGTGGTCGCGGACATCATCTACGGCATGAAGATCAAGGCCGAGGTCGAGCTCGGCGTGCTGGCTGCCTCGGTCGGCGTCTCGATGGGCCTGGCCTTCGTCACCGGCGGTCTGTCGGCCCTGATCGGTGCGGCGGAGATCGCTGCGATGCGGGAGGTGGTCCGCCGTCTGGTGAAGGAGGCCGCCGAACAGATCGTCGACCAGGTGATCTCCATGGTCACCGAGCCGGTCGCCGCCAAGCTGGAGGAAATGGTCTCGGACGCCGTCTTGGACTTGGCAAACGATGCCATCCAGCCGGCGACCGGTGGCGCGGCCGCCATGCAGCTCAACTCGGCAAGCGGCTCCTCCGGAGGCGGGCCGGGCGGCGGCACCGGCACGATGCGCATCGACCACGCCGAGTACGAAAAGGGCGCCGGCGATATGGGCCGCCTCAGCGAACGCTCCCTGAAGAACCTCACCGGCCCTCTGGACCGCGCCCACAACGCGCACGGCCGGGCCCGTGGCAAGGACGCCCTGACCGCTCCCATCGACGGCATCGTCGACGGCGCGGCCAAAGCCTTCAAGAAGACCGTCACGGCTGTCATCAAGCACAACGGCGAGACCGTCCCGAAGAACATGCGGGACACCTCGGAGAACCACAAGCGCAACGAGCGCGGTGTCGCCGACGACCTCGACAAGATCATGAAGGGGCGCGACGGGACGGCACCAGGCGGCCCGAATCAGGGTGGGCCCAACTCACCTGGCGGCCGCGGCGGCACCGGAGGAGCGGCCGGCAGCAAGCCTGATCTGCTCAACAAGGCACTGAACGACCCACGTCGACACGGCGTCGACCTCAACAAGCGACGGTGTGAGACGGACCCGGTGGATGTAGCCACCGGGCAAATGGTGCTGCCGCAGACCGACATTCGCCTCCCCGGCGTACTGCCCCTGGTCCTCAAGCGCACCCACCTCTCGGACTACACCTTCGGCACGTGGTTCGGACGTTCCTGGGCCTCTACCTTGGACGAGCGCATCGAGGTCGACGTACGAAACAGAGCCGTCTGGGCACGCGAGGACGGCACCCTGCTGGTCTACGACCGACTGCCCACCCCCCAGCAGCCCGTGGTGCTGCCCCTGGAAGGCCCGGGTATACCCCTGCGGCGCACGAGCGAGTTCGGCGCTCAGGAGATGGAGTTCGCCACCACCGATCCTCACACCGGTGTGACCCGCTACTTCGCTCGCCCTCATGGAACGGGCTGGCAGCTTTGGCTGATCGCGATCGAGGACCGCAACGGCAACCAGATCGACATTCATCGTGATGGCAACGGCATGCCCATGACGGTGACGCACAGTGGCGGATACGAGCTTCGTCTCACGAGCGACCGCGAGCTGATGCGCGTCACGGAGCTGGCTCTGCGTACCCAGGACGGCCCCGACGAGGCCGTGACGGTGATGACCTACGCGCACGACGTAGGGACTGGAGATCTGACCGAGGTCACCAACTCCTCCGGCCTACCACTGCGGTTCACCTACGACACAGAAGGACGGATCAGCTCCTGGTCCGACCGCAACGGCTCCGCCTTCCACTACACCTACGACGCCGCCGGCCGCGTGATCGCGACGGTCGGCCCGGACGGATATCTCTCCTCCACGTTTGACTACGACGCCGAGCGTCACATCACGCGCTTCACCAACTCACTGGGTGCCACCACCACCTATCAGTTCAACAGCCGCCTCCAAGTCATCGCGGAATCAGACCCGCTGGGACGCACGACGCAGCAGTCACATGACGCGCGTGACCGGCTGCTCAGTCGCACCGATGCGCTCGGCCGGACCACGACGTGGACCCGGGACGAGCACGGCAATCTGCTCTCGGTACACCGGCCGGACGACTCGATCACCACGGCTGCCTACAACGAGCTGAACCGCCGGGTCGAAGTCGTCGAGGCGGATGGATCGACCTGGCGCTACTCCTACGACCACCGCGGCAACCGTTCCGCGTCGGTGGACCCGGCCCAGGCAGTCACCCAGTTCACGCATGACGAGGCCGGACGTCTCACGGCGGTCACCGATCCGCTCGGCCACACCGACGTCATCACGTGTGATGCCGCGGGCCTGCCCGTGGCCACCACGAACCGACTGGGTGCTGTCACCCACTACGCGCGGGACGCCTTCGGTCGTCCTGTCTCCATCACCGATCCGCTCGGGGCAACCACCTACCTGGAGTGGACCGTGGAGGGCCTGCCGGCCCGCCGGATCGAACCCGACGGCAGTACCGAGTCATGGACGTACGACGGCGAGGGCAACTGCACCAGTCATACGGACGCCACAGGTTCGGTCAGTCAGTTCGAGTACACGCACTTCGACCTCATGAGTTCGCGCACAGGCCCGGACGGCGCACGTCTGGAATTCGAGCACGACACCGAGCTGCGACTGTGCAAGGTTGTCAATCCGCTGGGAATGACCTGGAACTACGAGTACGACGCCGCCGGCAACATCGTCGGCGAGACCGATTTCGACGACCGCACGCGCACCTATGCGTATGACGCGGCCAACCAGCTGACCGGCCGGACCATGCCGTCCGGTGACACGATCCGCCTCGAGCGCGACCTGCTGGGCCGTATCGCGACGAAGGACGCCGCCGGAGCGCTCACCACCTACACATACGACAGGAAGGGCGCCCTCGTACGGGCGGCAGGGCCGAACTCCGTTCTCGCCATGGAGCGCGACAGTGTTGGCCGCATCCTCTCGGAGTCGGTCAACGGCCGAGTACTGACGCGCACCTATGACGCGCTGGGCCAACGCACCGGACGCACCACGCCCACAGGGGTATCCAGCACGTGGACACTGGACGCGGCCGGTCGCCGCACACAGCTGACCACCTCGGGCCACACCGTGTCGTTCGCTCACGACGACGCAGGCCGTGAGCTCAGCCGTCACATCGGCGAACACCTCAACCTGGCCTACTCCTATGACGAGTTGGGGCGCACGACCTCCCAGCACGTCGCCGGTCAAGACGGTCAGGCACTCCAGCACCGCACCTACGGCTATCGAGCCGATGGACTTCTTTCCTCGGTGGACGACCATCTCAACGGCTCGCAGCAATTCGACCTCGATGCGGCAGGCCGGGTCACGGCCGTCCACGCGCGCGGCTGGACCGAGTCCTACGCATACGACGACGCCGGAAACCAGATCCAGGCGACTTGGCCCTCCAAGCTGCCGGGCCTTGAAGCCCATGGGGCCCGCGTCTACACCGGAACCCGGATTCAAAGCGCCGGCAACATGCGCTACGAACACGACGCAGCCGGCCGCGTCACCCTGCGCCAGAAGTCACGCCTGTCCCGCAAGCCAGACACCTGGCGATACACCTGGGACCCCGAGGACCGGCTCACCTCTGTCATCACGCCAGACGGCACCGTCTGGCGCTACCACTACGACCCGATGGGCCGCCGGACAGCGAAACAACGTCTCGCGGCAGACGGAGAATCAGTGGTCGAGCAGGTGGACTTCACCTGGGACGGAAACACCCTGTGCGAACAGACCACACGCGCCCTCGACAACCCCCAGGCCGTCACCCTCACGTGGGACCACCGCGGCCTGCATCCCCTGGCCCAGACGGAACGCAAGACAGCGAATGATCTTTCCCAAGAGGTCGTCGATGAACGCTTCTACGCGATCGTCACCGACCTGATCGGGACACCTACCGAGCTTGTGGACACAAACGGTCGCATTGCCTGGCGCTCCCGCAATGCACTATGGGGTGCCACCGCTTGGAACCGTGGCGCCACCGCTTACACGCCACTCCGTTTCCCCGGCCAGTACTTCGATCCGGAGACGGGCCTCAACTACAACTACTTTCGCCACTACGACCCGGAAACGGCTCGCTACCTCTCCCAAGATCCGCTCGGGCTTCGACCGGCTCCGAACCCCGCAGCGTATGTGCCCAACCCCCACACTTGGGCCGACCCCCTTGGGCTGGCACCCACCGACGACTGTCCTCCAGAGGGGCAGCGCGGCTCCCTTGAAGAGAAGAAAGCCCAAGCGCTGAGGGATGCAGGGGTTGAGGGAGTTGAACCATTCGATATGAACGACCAAGTTCCGGCTACTGGTCCGGAGTACGCAGGCAGCAAGCAGTTGATGCGGAATCATGAGCCCGTGGTCTACCGCGAAGAGTGGTATGAGAACCCGGAAACCGGCGATATCGTGGTGTTCCAGGATCACTGGTTCGGGCATCGAGAGCCAGGCACCCCTGGGCATCAACCGGCACATATCCATGTGCGACCGTACGACAACACACGCAACGGCCAGATCCCGGGATGTGAGCCACATTACTATTACGACCCTGAATAA